One Rhizobiales bacterium GAS188 DNA window includes the following coding sequences:
- a CDS encoding 5-oxoprolinase (ATP-hydrolysing)/N-methylhydantoinase A yields the protein MTQTEGRYRIGFDIGGTFTDFILLDTQRSEIQLHKCLTTPHDPSVGALQGLGELVANAGIALSEVREIVHGTTLVTNALIERRGAKLGLITTEGFRDILEMGTEQRYDIYDLFLQYPEPLVARRHRLEVPERMDRDGETVVPLDLEAVRAAARKLKADGVEAIAVCFLHAYRNGAHERAAAEAIRALYPELAISLSCEVVAELWEYQRLVTTCANAFVQPLMDQYVRRLERELWQRGFRGALHLMHSAGGLVSPETARAFPIRLLESGPAGGGLATAFFGKMAGKEDVISFDMGGTTAKACLIEDGRAAIAAEMEAARVHRFKKGSGLPIKAPVIDMIEIGAGGGSIAAIDEVGLLRVGPRSAGADPGPACYGRGGTEPTVTDANLLLGYYDPGFFLGGRMTLDREAAERALGTVGAKLGLTALETAWGIHRTVTESMAAAARIHIVEKGKDPRRYAMVGFGGAGPAHAAGVARILGVEEVLIPPASGAASALGFLAAPLSFEQVRSHPLRLDAEDAGRTIDTVLAELTAETRAHLIAAGVAEADIVVERSADMRLFGQLHEINVGLPDGKITAASLPQIEAAFATAYAARYTAVYEGMEVQIVSLRVRCRGQLPELTVAQANGAATGAARKGSRPAWFGDAYVDTQVYDRYALSVGAVLNGPAIIEEREATTIVAPGDMVTVDASGSLRVKVAVAAPAAARITPATPLDQAMALIEADPVSLEIMWARLVTVVEEMWHTICRTAFSLIVSEAQDFACDLLDPDGESLAHSPRAMPVFNLTLPRAVKALLQKFPAETLKPGDVLVTNDPWLCAGHLFDIAVVTPVFRDGRMVALMGTVGHVGDIGGSKDSLRAREVYDEGVQIPPMMLYRAGVPSEDLFTLLGENVRKPKEVLGDIFSFVSANQLGAERLVQFMDDYGMHDLRALSAVVQNRAEAAMRDAIRALPNGVYHSEAFNNPLGTQLRYPLKLSVRDDEIELDFEGAPPQQPQGGLNCTFSYTSAHATYPLKCMLSPQVRGNAGCYRPFTVKAPQGSILNCDKPASVNLRTRTGWYLAPNIFRALSKAAPTQVQAQTGLPHAISIYGREPSGYIYADHFFMGGGQGGSDHGDGKSALLYPTSAANTSIELMESRAPVLVLEKTLIADSGGAGRRRGGLGVRTRLRKLHDDGLPTLFSVYPEGVNLAPDGLFGGQAGGGARGVVLDRAGKVVHDCGTGELVTLTSTDRIVEVCLAGGAGFGDPSQRSQAEVEADRIDGYVTPQGAGSYRSVKATAAE from the coding sequence ATGACGCAGACCGAGGGACGCTATCGCATCGGCTTCGATATCGGGGGCACGTTCACCGACTTCATCCTGCTCGACACGCAGCGTTCCGAGATCCAGCTGCACAAATGCCTGACGACCCCGCATGACCCTTCGGTCGGGGCGCTGCAGGGCCTCGGCGAGCTCGTCGCCAATGCGGGGATCGCGCTCTCCGAGGTGCGCGAGATCGTGCATGGCACGACCCTCGTCACCAATGCGCTGATCGAGCGGCGCGGCGCCAAGCTCGGCCTGATCACGACCGAAGGCTTCCGCGACATCCTGGAGATGGGCACCGAGCAGCGCTACGACATCTACGATCTGTTCCTGCAATATCCCGAGCCCCTGGTGGCGCGCCGCCATCGCCTCGAAGTTCCCGAGCGCATGGACCGCGACGGCGAGACCGTCGTGCCGCTCGATCTCGAGGCGGTGCGCGCCGCCGCCCGCAAGCTGAAGGCCGACGGTGTCGAGGCGATCGCGGTGTGCTTCCTGCACGCCTATCGCAACGGCGCTCATGAGCGGGCGGCCGCCGAGGCGATCCGCGCCCTTTATCCCGAGCTCGCCATCTCGCTCTCCTGCGAGGTGGTGGCCGAGCTCTGGGAGTATCAGCGCCTCGTCACCACTTGCGCCAACGCCTTCGTGCAGCCGCTGATGGATCAGTATGTCCGTCGCCTCGAGCGCGAGCTGTGGCAACGCGGCTTCCGTGGCGCGTTGCATCTCATGCATTCGGCCGGCGGCCTCGTCTCGCCCGAGACGGCGCGCGCCTTCCCGATCAGGCTCCTGGAATCGGGCCCGGCCGGCGGCGGCCTCGCCACCGCCTTCTTCGGCAAGATGGCCGGCAAGGAAGATGTGATCAGCTTCGACATGGGCGGCACCACCGCCAAGGCCTGCCTGATCGAGGATGGGCGCGCCGCCATCGCTGCCGAGATGGAGGCGGCGCGCGTGCACCGCTTCAAGAAGGGCTCGGGCCTGCCCATCAAGGCCCCGGTGATCGACATGATCGAGATCGGCGCTGGCGGCGGCTCGATCGCGGCGATCGACGAGGTCGGCCTGTTGCGCGTCGGCCCGCGCTCGGCCGGCGCCGATCCGGGACCTGCCTGCTACGGGCGCGGCGGCACGGAGCCGACCGTGACCGACGCCAATCTGCTGCTCGGCTATTACGATCCGGGCTTCTTCCTCGGCGGCCGCATGACGCTCGATCGCGAAGCGGCCGAGCGCGCGCTCGGCACGGTCGGCGCCAAGCTCGGCCTCACGGCGCTCGAGACCGCCTGGGGCATCCACCGCACGGTCACCGAGAGCATGGCGGCGGCGGCGCGCATCCATATCGTCGAAAAGGGCAAGGACCCGCGCCGCTACGCCATGGTCGGTTTCGGCGGGGCAGGCCCCGCCCATGCGGCGGGCGTGGCGCGCATCCTCGGTGTCGAGGAGGTACTGATCCCGCCGGCCTCGGGCGCAGCCTCGGCGCTGGGCTTCCTCGCAGCGCCTCTCTCCTTCGAGCAGGTGCGCAGCCATCCGTTGCGCCTCGATGCCGAAGATGCCGGCCGGACGATCGATACCGTCCTTGCCGAGCTCACGGCCGAGACGCGCGCCCATCTGATCGCTGCCGGCGTCGCCGAGGCCGATATCGTGGTCGAGCGCTCCGCCGATATGCGGCTGTTCGGCCAGCTGCACGAGATCAATGTGGGGCTGCCGGACGGCAAGATCACGGCGGCGAGCCTGCCGCAGATCGAGGCCGCCTTCGCCACCGCCTATGCGGCGCGCTACACCGCCGTCTATGAGGGCATGGAGGTGCAGATCGTCTCGCTGCGCGTGCGCTGCCGCGGCCAATTGCCGGAGCTCACGGTGGCGCAGGCCAATGGCGCGGCGACAGGCGCGGCACGCAAGGGCAGCCGGCCGGCCTGGTTCGGCGACGCCTATGTCGACACCCAAGTCTATGACCGCTATGCGCTCAGCGTCGGCGCCGTGCTGAACGGCCCTGCGATCATCGAAGAGCGGGAGGCGACCACTATCGTCGCGCCCGGCGACATGGTCACGGTCGACGCCTCGGGGAGCTTGCGCGTCAAGGTCGCGGTCGCAGCGCCGGCTGCTGCCCGCATCACGCCAGCGACGCCGCTCGACCAGGCGATGGCGCTGATCGAGGCCGACCCCGTCTCGCTCGAGATCATGTGGGCGCGCCTCGTCACCGTGGTCGAGGAGATGTGGCACACCATCTGCCGCACCGCCTTCTCGCTGATCGTCTCGGAGGCGCAGGATTTCGCCTGCGACCTGCTCGATCCGGACGGCGAGAGCCTGGCGCATTCGCCGCGCGCCATGCCGGTGTTCAATCTCACTCTGCCGCGCGCCGTGAAGGCCCTGTTGCAGAAATTCCCGGCCGAGACGCTGAAGCCCGGCGATGTGCTCGTCACCAACGATCCCTGGCTGTGCGCCGGCCATCTCTTCGACATCGCCGTGGTGACGCCGGTGTTCCGCGACGGCCGCATGGTGGCGCTGATGGGCACGGTCGGCCATGTCGGCGATATCGGCGGCAGCAAGGACAGCTTGCGGGCCCGCGAGGTCTATGACGAGGGCGTGCAGATCCCGCCGATGATGCTCTATCGCGCCGGCGTGCCGAGCGAAGACCTGTTCACGCTGCTCGGTGAGAATGTGCGTAAGCCCAAGGAAGTGCTGGGCGACATCTTCTCCTTCGTCTCGGCCAATCAGCTCGGCGCCGAGCGGCTCGTGCAGTTCATGGACGATTACGGCATGCATGATCTGCGGGCGCTCTCGGCCGTGGTGCAGAACCGCGCCGAGGCGGCCATGCGCGACGCCATCCGCGCCTTGCCCAACGGGGTCTATCATTCGGAGGCCTTCAACAACCCGCTCGGCACGCAGTTGCGCTACCCGCTCAAGCTCAGCGTGCGCGACGACGAGATCGAGCTCGATTTCGAGGGCGCTCCGCCCCAGCAGCCGCAGGGCGGTCTGAACTGCACCTTCAGCTACACCTCGGCGCACGCCACCTATCCGCTGAAATGCATGCTGAGCCCGCAAGTGCGCGGCAATGCGGGTTGCTACCGGCCCTTCACCGTCAAGGCGCCGCAAGGCTCGATCCTCAATTGCGACAAGCCGGCGAGCGTCAATCTGCGCACCCGCACCGGCTGGTATCTCGCGCCCAACATCTTCCGCGCCCTGTCCAAGGCCGCGCCGACGCAGGTGCAGGCCCAGACCGGCCTGCCGCATGCGATCAGCATTTATGGGCGCGAGCCCAGCGGCTATATCTATGCCGATCACTTCTTCATGGGCGGCGGCCAGGGCGGCTCGGACCATGGGGACGGCAAATCGGCGCTGCTCTATCCGACGTCGGCCGCCAACACCTCGATCGAGCTGATGGAAAGCCGTGCCCCGGTGCTGGTGCTGGAGAAGACGCTGATCGCCGATTCCGGTGGCGCCGGTCGCCGGCGCGGCGGGCTCGGCGTGCGCACTCGCCTGCGTAAGCTGCATGATGACGGGTTGCCGACCTTGTTCTCGGTCTACCCGGAAGGCGTCAACCTCGCGCCCGACGGGCTGTTCGGCGGCCAGGCGGGCGGCGGCGCGCGCGGCGTCGTGCTCGATCGCGCCGGCAAGGTCGTGCATGATTGCGGCACGGGCGAGCTCGTCACTTTGACCAGCACCGACCGCATCGTCGAAGTCTGCCTCGCGGGCGGCGCCGGCTTCGGCGATCCGAGCCAGCGCTCGCAAGCCGAGGTCGAGGCCGACAGGATCGACGGCTATGTCACGCCGCAGGGCGCGGGCAGCTATCGGTCAGTCAAGGCGACGGCGGCCGAGTGA
- a CDS encoding regulatory protein, luxR family — MVGIDTTETAKLPRIAFVTIGQAPRTDVVPEILGMLDRLPVYEEFGALDRLSYGEIARQAAGPEDDTLYTRLADGRHVVLRADFVEERLQALMRRVDQLGYDLVVLITTGVFRPISMRTPFVHGQRALEAWISTLVLGDCQLGVIYPLAQQARTAPFYGTSIQNARSAAAAGGTRSLQEAAKRLESAELILMLSFGHTEAMARRVALIARKPVVTTRRIVAGMMRLHLGALGGANGLGAPTAGAMGGRDLIGRLPPPLHRLTRREEDVLAHVLDGRSNKLIGRALGISHRTVEIHRSRAMAKFGTSSTTELIRWTLMSRGG; from the coding sequence ATGGTCGGGATCGACACCACCGAGACTGCGAAACTCCCGCGCATCGCCTTCGTCACCATCGGACAGGCACCGCGCACCGATGTCGTGCCGGAGATCCTCGGCATGCTCGACCGCCTGCCGGTCTATGAGGAGTTCGGCGCGCTCGACCGGTTGTCCTATGGCGAGATCGCCCGCCAGGCAGCCGGGCCCGAGGATGACACCCTCTACACGCGCCTCGCCGACGGGCGCCATGTGGTGCTGCGCGCCGATTTCGTCGAGGAGCGCCTGCAGGCCCTGATGCGGCGCGTCGATCAGCTTGGTTATGATCTCGTGGTGCTGATCACGACCGGCGTGTTTCGGCCGATCAGCATGCGCACGCCCTTCGTGCACGGCCAGCGCGCGCTCGAAGCCTGGATCTCGACCCTGGTGCTCGGAGATTGCCAGCTCGGCGTCATTTATCCCCTGGCGCAGCAGGCACGCACCGCACCCTTCTACGGCACCTCGATCCAGAATGCCCGCAGCGCCGCGGCCGCCGGCGGCACGCGCTCCCTGCAGGAGGCGGCGAAGCGCCTGGAGAGCGCCGAGCTGATCTTGATGCTGTCCTTCGGGCACACCGAGGCCATGGCGCGGCGCGTGGCGCTCATCGCCCGCAAGCCCGTCGTGACGACCAGGCGCATCGTGGCCGGCATGATGCGGCTCCATCTCGGCGCGCTCGGGGGAGCGAACGGGCTTGGAGCGCCGACCGCCGGCGCCATGGGCGGCCGCGATCTCATCGGCCGCCTGCCGCCGCCGCTGCACCGGCTGACGCGGCGCGAGGAGGACGTGCTCGCCCATGTGCTCGACGGCCGTTCGAACAAGCTGATCGGGCGCGCGCTCGGCATCAGCCACCGCACCGTCGAGATCCATCGCTCGCGCGCCATGGCCAAGTTCGGCACGAGCTCGACCACGGAGCTGATCCGCTGGACCTTGATGAGCCGCGGCGGCTGA
- a CDS encoding transcriptional regulator, RpiR family: MLEQIRNPTTPLSAAHARIAMLILSRPEEALRLSIAELARDARVSEPTVIRFCRQLGFQGYKTFRQAALRDIAGEKGDAAAPKINGSDSVEVAAAKSVDATIRSLERLRRAMPMDAIRNAATAILKARWVHVYGFGASATVAADAQHKLYRLAAMTVAYADAHMQAMAASTLGAEDVVIAISSSGATRELIETVRLARGNGATIVALTRPGSPLAALASVLLPVTEQENREIFTPMTTRIVQLALIDALVVGVTLLSPATMVSERLARMDAAIKQRRIASSPISASPADEGSA; encoded by the coding sequence ATGTTGGAGCAGATCCGCAACCCGACGACGCCGCTCAGCGCGGCCCATGCGCGCATCGCGATGCTGATCCTGTCGCGGCCCGAAGAGGCCTTGCGTCTGTCGATCGCCGAGCTTGCGCGCGACGCCCGGGTCAGCGAACCGACCGTGATCCGCTTCTGCCGGCAGCTCGGCTTCCAAGGCTACAAAACCTTCCGGCAGGCGGCCTTGCGCGACATTGCGGGCGAAAAAGGGGACGCGGCGGCGCCGAAGATCAACGGGTCGGATTCGGTCGAGGTCGCGGCTGCGAAATCGGTCGATGCGACCATCCGCAGCCTCGAGAGGTTGCGCCGCGCCATGCCCATGGACGCGATCCGCAACGCCGCAACCGCGATCCTCAAGGCGCGCTGGGTGCATGTCTATGGTTTCGGCGCCTCGGCGACGGTGGCGGCCGATGCCCAGCACAAGCTCTATCGTCTCGCCGCCATGACGGTCGCCTATGCGGATGCGCATATGCAGGCGATGGCGGCCTCGACTCTCGGCGCCGAGGACGTCGTTATCGCCATTTCGAGCTCGGGGGCGACGCGCGAGCTCATCGAGACCGTCAGGCTGGCGAGAGGCAATGGCGCGACCATCGTGGCGCTCACCCGGCCGGGCTCGCCGCTCGCCGCGCTCGCCTCGGTCCTGCTGCCGGTGACCGAGCAGGAGAACCGCGAGATCTTCACGCCGATGACGACGCGCATCGTGCAGCTCGCGCTGATCGATGCGCTGGTGGTCGGGGTCACGCTGCTGTCGCCGGCGACCATGGTCAGCGAGCGCCTGGCGCGCATGGACGCGGCCATCAAGCAGCGGCGCATCGCCTCAAGCCCTATCTCAGCAAGCCCGGCCGATGAGGGGTCAGCATGA
- a CDS encoding D-cysteine desulfhydrase/L-cysteate sulfo-lyase, with the protein MNEAVSGLAPQASQNQEASQGQEASQSYAWIRERIARIPRVKLALTPTPLQEAPNLAKALGGPRIFIKRDDLTGVAFGGNKLRNLEFRLARTLAETPDTVIVGLDLQSNSARQTVGACNKLGLKTILVLQGERPTIVQGNLLVDYLLGAEVHFAPTAAEQRQMLDELAALCRAQGRRPHILNDNPMFDVASALAYIEATLEILDDLGARHLSASALYMSSSGKGQAGIVLAQRLTNSGFAMQGVTATDEFDVPPRTAAIANETAKALGLDLRIEPREILNDQGFVGQGYGIPSPESVEAVRLFARLEGIVLDPIYTGKAAAGMIAHIRQGRYRDGDVLVFVHTGGAPAVFTWNELFLPAAG; encoded by the coding sequence ATGAACGAAGCCGTCAGCGGGCTCGCGCCGCAAGCCTCGCAGAACCAAGAAGCCTCGCAGGGCCAAGAAGCCTCGCAGAGCTATGCCTGGATCCGCGAACGCATCGCGCGCATCCCGCGTGTCAAGCTCGCCTTGACGCCGACGCCCCTTCAAGAGGCGCCGAACCTGGCCAAGGCGCTCGGCGGCCCGCGCATCTTCATCAAGCGCGACGATCTGACGGGTGTCGCTTTCGGCGGCAACAAATTGCGCAACCTCGAATTCCGGCTGGCGCGCACGCTGGCCGAGACTCCCGACACGGTGATCGTCGGGCTCGACCTGCAATCGAACTCCGCCCGCCAGACGGTCGGGGCCTGCAACAAGCTCGGCCTGAAGACCATCCTGGTGCTGCAGGGCGAGCGCCCGACCATCGTGCAGGGCAATCTCCTCGTCGATTATCTTTTGGGCGCCGAGGTGCATTTCGCGCCGACCGCCGCGGAGCAGCGGCAGATGCTCGACGAGCTTGCCGCGCTTTGCCGGGCGCAAGGCCGCCGGCCGCATATCCTCAACGACAATCCGATGTTCGATGTCGCCTCGGCGCTCGCCTATATCGAGGCGACGCTCGAGATCCTCGACGATCTCGGCGCACGCCACCTCTCGGCCTCGGCACTCTACATGTCGTCGAGCGGCAAGGGCCAGGCCGGCATCGTGCTCGCCCAGCGGCTCACCAATTCGGGCTTCGCCATGCAGGGCGTGACCGCGACCGACGAATTCGACGTGCCGCCACGCACGGCCGCGATCGCCAACGAGACCGCCAAGGCGCTGGGCCTCGATCTGCGCATCGAGCCTCGCGAGATCCTCAACGATCAGGGCTTCGTCGGCCAGGGTTACGGCATCCCATCGCCCGAGAGCGTCGAGGCGGTGCGCCTGTTCGCGCGGCTCGAGGGCATCGTGCTCGATCCGATCTACACCGGCAAGGCAGCGGCCGGGATGATCGCCCACATCCGCCAGGGCCGCTACCGCGACGGCGATGTCCTGGTCTTCGTGCATACGGGCGGGGCACCGGCGGTGTTCACCTGGAACGAGCTGTTCCTGCCGGCGGCGGGCTGA
- a CDS encoding peptide/nickel transport system substrate-binding protein/glutathione transport system substrate-binding protein, translating to MKRRELLTGLAGASALAGLAPTLRALAQSGAAGATLTYGQSTAVLTLDPAHGTFTAYPGGYEAALCLYDRLLDFDAQMTISPQLAESFAMADDLMSATLKLRAGLRFHDDTPCDAAAVRLNLERLMDKERNPTNRPLWDPIAGVETPDPATIVIRLKTPFSQLPNSLAHGSGAIVSPAALASFGETGIAQHPVGAGPFKMTSFTPGQELVVEAFDHYWGGKPATAKIVFRAIAEPATRLSALRTGAVDVIDAVPVALIGPLKGDAALSIISKPGLRPMGFAINLSHEPLNDARVRQALNLAVPVETIAEKLFFGYARAPDSPLAFNTAGYHPVGKLTFDQAKAKALLAEAGFSATKLLKIALFTPQGLFPNDVAVSEIVANALKQVGVDVTITKIEGGAYWDALRQDRANLKWDLAMFGFNPSNASGLYHLASLFKANADDAGRPDVWNIGRYRNPKVDELISQADRTGAKAQQDALLAQAQELIWNDNPYLWLQVNENVSATRKAVKGVEVWPIVFTSLRHATL from the coding sequence ATGAAACGACGCGAATTGCTGACCGGCCTTGCAGGCGCGAGCGCTCTGGCTGGTCTCGCACCGACCTTGCGCGCGCTGGCGCAGTCGGGCGCTGCGGGCGCCACTTTGACCTATGGGCAGAGCACGGCGGTGCTGACGCTCGATCCGGCCCATGGCACCTTCACGGCCTATCCGGGTGGCTATGAGGCGGCGCTCTGCCTTTATGACCGGCTGCTCGATTTCGATGCGCAGATGACCATCTCGCCACAGCTCGCCGAGAGCTTTGCGATGGCCGATGACCTGATGTCGGCGACCCTGAAGCTGCGCGCCGGCCTGCGCTTCCATGACGACACACCCTGCGATGCGGCGGCCGTGCGCCTCAACCTCGAAAGGTTGATGGACAAGGAGCGCAACCCGACCAACCGTCCGCTATGGGATCCGATAGCCGGCGTCGAGACGCCCGATCCGGCGACAATCGTCATCCGGCTGAAGACGCCTTTCTCGCAGCTGCCGAACTCGCTCGCCCACGGATCCGGCGCGATCGTGTCGCCGGCGGCGCTCGCGAGCTTCGGCGAGACCGGCATCGCGCAACATCCGGTGGGCGCCGGCCCCTTCAAGATGACGAGCTTCACGCCCGGCCAGGAATTGGTCGTCGAAGCCTTCGATCACTATTGGGGCGGCAAGCCCGCGACCGCAAAGATCGTGTTCCGCGCCATTGCCGAACCGGCGACGCGCCTGTCTGCCTTGCGCACCGGCGCCGTCGATGTGATCGATGCCGTCCCGGTGGCGCTAATCGGCCCGTTGAAGGGCGATGCGGCCTTGTCGATCATCTCGAAGCCCGGGCTGCGGCCGATGGGCTTTGCCATCAATCTCAGCCACGAGCCTCTCAACGATGCGCGTGTCCGCCAGGCCCTGAACCTCGCAGTGCCGGTCGAGACGATCGCCGAGAAGCTGTTCTTCGGCTATGCGCGGGCGCCCGATTCACCGCTCGCCTTCAACACGGCAGGCTATCATCCGGTCGGCAAGCTCACCTTCGATCAAGCGAAGGCCAAGGCGCTCCTGGCTGAAGCGGGCTTCTCAGCTACGAAGCTGCTCAAGATCGCTCTCTTCACGCCTCAGGGCCTGTTCCCGAACGATGTCGCGGTGTCGGAGATCGTGGCGAATGCGCTGAAACAGGTCGGCGTCGACGTCACGATCACCAAGATCGAGGGCGGCGCCTATTGGGATGCGCTGCGGCAGGATCGCGCCAATCTCAAATGGGACCTCGCCATGTTCGGCTTCAACCCGTCGAACGCTTCGGGCCTCTACCATCTCGCCTCGCTATTCAAGGCGAATGCCGACGATGCCGGCCGCCCCGATGTCTGGAATATCGGCCGCTATCGCAATCCCAAGGTCGATGAGCTCATCTCGCAGGCCGACCGCACCGGCGCCAAGGCGCAGCAGGACGCGCTGTTGGCGCAGGCGCAGGAGCTGATCTGGAACGACAACCCTTATCTCTGGCTGCAGGTCAACGAGAACGTCTCGGCTACCCGCAAGGCCGTGAAGGGCGTCGAAGTGTGGCCGATCGTCTTCACCTCGTTGCGCCACGCCACGCTCTGA
- a CDS encoding peptide/nickel transport system permease protein/glutathione transport system permease protein/oligopeptide transport system permease protein encodes MGRYVASRLLVIPPIVFGVVTILFLIFKMVPGDEATLAAGATATQAEIEMVRHQLGLDRSLLAQYAGHLIGLLHGDFGYSTMFRGNPLPHILERVPATLILSASAIAVTIVLGIPAGIYAASRQNRWPDMAVSGSVVAFLAVPNFWLGMVLIATLSVGLGWLPSFGFNGAASLVMPTLALAARLIAIIARLTRGLVIEEMRKPYVRTALAKGLGMRLILWRHVLPNALIPTITALGLEAGYLLGGSVVVERLFAWPGIGDLLLSGIGVRDYTLILAITVLFAIGFLLVNLVVDLICLAVNPRLRNA; translated from the coding sequence ATGGGCCGCTATGTCGCCTCGCGGCTTCTGGTGATCCCGCCCATCGTCTTCGGCGTGGTCACGATTCTGTTCCTGATCTTCAAGATGGTGCCCGGCGACGAGGCGACCCTCGCCGCCGGCGCCACGGCCACCCAGGCCGAGATCGAGATGGTCCGCCATCAGCTCGGCCTCGACCGGTCGCTCCTTGCCCAATATGCCGGTCACCTGATCGGATTGCTGCATGGCGATTTCGGCTACTCGACCATGTTCCGCGGCAATCCTCTCCCCCATATCCTGGAGCGCGTGCCGGCGACGCTGATCCTGTCGGCGAGCGCCATTGCGGTGACCATCGTGCTTGGCATTCCGGCCGGCATCTACGCGGCCTCCCGGCAGAATCGCTGGCCCGATATGGCGGTCTCGGGCAGCGTCGTCGCCTTTCTCGCCGTCCCCAATTTCTGGCTCGGCATGGTGCTGATCGCCACCCTCTCGGTCGGTCTCGGCTGGCTGCCGAGCTTCGGCTTCAACGGCGCGGCTTCGCTGGTCATGCCGACGCTTGCGCTCGCGGCGCGCCTGATCGCCATCATCGCCCGCCTGACGCGCGGTCTCGTGATCGAGGAGATGCGCAAGCCCTATGTGCGCACCGCGCTCGCCAAGGGGCTCGGGATGCGCCTCATCCTGTGGCGCCATGTGCTGCCCAACGCCCTCATCCCCACCATCACGGCGCTCGGCCTCGAGGCCGGCTATCTGCTCGGCGGCTCGGTGGTGGTGGAAAGGCTGTTCGCCTGGCCGGGCATCGGCGACCTGCTGTTGAGCGGCATCGGCGTGCGCGACTACACGCTGATCCTCGCCATCACCGTGCTGTTCGCGATCGGCTTCCTGCTGGTCAATCTCGTCGTCGATCTCATCTGCCTTGCGGTCAATCCGCGGTTGCGCAATGCCTGA
- a CDS encoding peptide/nickel transport system permease protein gives MPEVATSVVPRRFMRNRFLAIGSALLLVFAALALWGTTIAPYDPTSQDLTALLERPSLAHWCGTDEVGRDIFARLIAGIRITMMIALMPVALAGLIGVTVGAFAGYLGGRVDRVLSALIELVMTIPGLVLAIAIVAVVGASALGLVIAITVSSAPPLARLIQARVRELRQEDYVSAAIVLGLTLPRILFLHVLPNAASVIVIQLSLLAGQAVLIGSALGFLGLGVQPPAPEWGSMLGASRQYIEIAPHVVIAPGLAVALLVFAFNMLGDGLRDRFDPNLSD, from the coding sequence ATGCCTGAGGTCGCGACGTCCGTCGTTCCGCGCCGCTTTATGCGCAACCGCTTCCTGGCCATCGGCTCGGCGCTGCTCCTCGTCTTCGCTGCGCTGGCGCTTTGGGGCACCACGATCGCGCCCTACGATCCGACCTCGCAGGATCTCACCGCCTTGCTGGAACGGCCGAGCCTCGCCCATTGGTGCGGCACGGACGAAGTGGGGCGCGACATTTTCGCTCGCCTCATCGCCGGCATCCGCATCACCATGATGATCGCGCTCATGCCGGTGGCGCTGGCGGGGCTGATCGGCGTCACGGTCGGAGCCTTCGCGGGCTATCTCGGCGGGCGGGTCGACCGGGTGCTGAGCGCCCTCATCGAATTGGTGATGACCATTCCGGGGCTGGTGCTCGCCATCGCCATCGTTGCGGTCGTCGGCGCGAGCGCGCTCGGGCTCGTCATCGCCATCACGGTGAGCTCGGCGCCGCCGCTGGCGCGCCTGATCCAGGCGCGGGTGCGGGAATTGCGCCAGGAGGATTATGTCAGCGCCGCGATCGTGCTCGGCCTGACGCTGCCGCGCATCCTCTTCCTGCATGTGCTGCCCAATGCCGCCTCGGTCATCGTCATCCAGCTCAGCCTTCTCGCCGGGCAGGCGGTGCTGATCGGTTCGGCGTTGGGCTTTCTCGGCCTCGGCGTGCAACCGCCCGCGCCCGAATGGGGCTCGATGCTCGGCGCGAGCCGCCAATATATCGAGATCGCGCCCCATGTGGTGATCGCGCCCGGCCTTGCCGTCGCGCTCCTGGTGTTCGCCTTCAACATGCTCGGCGATGGCCTGCGCGATCGCTTCGATCCCAATCTCAGCGACTGA